In a single window of the Methanofollis ethanolicus genome:
- a CDS encoding 50S ribosomal protein L19e yields the protein MSDLSTQKRIAAAVLKCGVNRVWFDPARLTDIEGAISREEIRKLAEEGVVKAATVKGNSRGRVRARTANRSYGHQKGYGNRKGKAGARTPSKRQWIQRIRAIRSSLREMREDGTVDRHTYRRLYRRAAGGQFRSRAHLKTHVEMMKGRIE from the coding sequence ATGAGCGACCTTTCGACGCAGAAGCGGATCGCCGCCGCTGTCCTGAAGTGCGGTGTCAACCGTGTCTGGTTCGACCCGGCCCGCCTCACCGACATCGAGGGTGCGATCTCCCGCGAGGAGATCCGGAAACTCGCTGAAGAAGGCGTTGTCAAGGCGGCAACTGTCAAGGGCAACAGCCGCGGCCGGGTCCGTGCACGGACGGCAAACCGTTCGTACGGTCATCAGAAGGGCTACGGCAACCGGAAGGGTAAGGCAGGCGCACGCACACCCTCCAAGAGACAGTGGATCCAGAGAATTCGGGCGATCAGGTCGTCGCTCCGCGAGATGCGGGAAGACGGCACCGTCGACCGCCACACCTACCGGAGACTGTACCGGCGGGCAGCAGGCGGCCAGTTCAGGAGCCGGGCGCACCTGAAGACCCATGTTGAAATGATGAAAGGGAGGATAGAATAA
- a CDS encoding 50S ribosomal protein L18, with product MATGARYFVPFRRRKEGRTDYYARLKLLLSDTPRMVVRKTNRQVIIQLVVPEVEGDRTLVSAYSKELVELGYQGSTSSTPAAYLTGILFARKALAAGYDEAVLDIGLARAQKGARVFAALKGAVEAGLEVPHGETILPDDERTSGAVIAEYAPEKSGNLVENVEEVAKAIMKELE from the coding sequence ATGGCGACCGGAGCACGATACTTTGTTCCGTTCCGAAGGAGAAAGGAGGGTCGGACCGACTACTACGCGCGGCTGAAACTCCTCCTCTCCGACACCCCCCGTATGGTCGTCCGCAAGACCAACCGCCAGGTCATCATTCAGCTCGTCGTTCCTGAAGTTGAGGGTGACCGGACGCTTGTGTCGGCATACTCGAAGGAACTTGTCGAACTGGGGTACCAGGGCTCGACTTCGAGCACCCCGGCAGCATACCTGACCGGGATACTCTTTGCGAGGAAGGCTCTTGCAGCCGGATACGACGAGGCAGTCCTGGATATCGGGCTTGCACGGGCACAGAAGGGGGCCCGCGTCTTTGCCGCACTGAAGGGTGCGGTCGAGGCCGGACTTGAGGTGCCGCACGGCGAGACGATTCTCCCCGACGACGAGCGGACCAGCGGTGCGGTCATCGCAGAATACGCTCCTGAAAAGTCCGGGAATCTTGTAGAGAATGTTGAAGAAGTGGCGAAGGCCATCATGAAGGAGCTGGAGTGA
- a CDS encoding 30S ribosomal protein S5 — protein MAYEEAPWVPLTGLGQAVAAGEIASIDEVLESGKPIREHQIVDTFLPDLEDEVIDISMVQRMTDSGRRVKFRAVVIVGNHNGYIGFGQAKDAQVGNAIRKAIDNAKTNIIKVRRGCGSWECGCNTAHSIPMQVHGKAGSVRVTLMPAPQGIGLVTGEVGKKVLGLAGVKDVWASTSGNTRTTINYAKATFHALKATTMIRTGGSE, from the coding sequence ATGGCGTACGAAGAGGCACCCTGGGTTCCGTTGACCGGCCTCGGCCAGGCGGTCGCCGCCGGCGAGATCGCAAGCATCGACGAGGTGCTTGAGAGTGGCAAGCCCATCCGCGAGCACCAGATCGTGGACACGTTCCTGCCTGATCTTGAGGACGAGGTCATCGACATTTCCATGGTTCAGAGGATGACCGACTCAGGGCGGCGTGTCAAGTTCAGGGCCGTGGTCATCGTCGGGAACCACAACGGATACATCGGCTTCGGGCAGGCAAAGGATGCCCAGGTCGGCAATGCGATCCGGAAGGCAATTGATAACGCAAAGACCAATATCATCAAGGTCCGCCGCGGGTGCGGGAGCTGGGAGTGCGGCTGCAACACCGCCCATTCCATCCCGATGCAGGTTCATGGTAAGGCGGGCAGTGTCCGCGTTACTCTGATGCCGGCACCGCAGGGTATCGGCCTTGTGACCGGTGAAGTCGGCAAGAAGGTCCTTGGCCTTGCAGGCGTGAAGGATGTCTGGGCGTCCACGAGCGGCAACACCCGGACGACCATTAACTATGCAAAGGCGACCTTCCACGCGCTGAAAGCCACCACCATGATCAGGACCGGAGGTTCGGAGTAA
- a CDS encoding 50S ribosomal protein L30, whose amino-acid sequence MFAVVQVRGVVNTRWDIKDTLKMLRLHHINHCVFVPDTPAYLGMIRKVKDYVAYGEVDGKTVSTVLSTRGRLTGNVKLTDEYVREHSTFAGIEDFAAALCRGEATVQDIPELKPVLRLHPPRKGFKTIKRTFQQGGALGNYGEEINDLLYRMR is encoded by the coding sequence ATGTTCGCAGTTGTGCAGGTCCGCGGCGTGGTCAACACCCGTTGGGATATCAAGGACACTCTTAAGATGCTCCGTCTCCACCACATCAACCACTGTGTCTTCGTCCCTGACACCCCGGCATACCTCGGTATGATCCGGAAAGTCAAGGACTATGTCGCATATGGCGAGGTGGACGGGAAGACCGTTTCAACGGTTCTCTCGACCCGCGGACGCCTGACCGGGAACGTGAAGCTCACCGACGAGTATGTCAGGGAGCACTCGACGTTTGCCGGTATCGAGGATTTCGCGGCTGCTCTTTGCCGGGGCGAGGCAACGGTGCAGGACATCCCGGAGTTGAAGCCGGTCCTCCGTCTCCACCCCCCCAGAAAGGGTTTCAAGACGATCAAGCGCACCTTCCAGCAGGGCGGTGCGCTCGGAAACTACGGTGAGGAGATCAATGACCTCCTCTACAGGATGAGGTGA
- a CDS encoding uL15m family ribosomal protein, whose protein sequence is MPTNTRSKFRGSRTCGGGTHKNRRGAGNRGGRGRAGHRDHRWSHFLLAGQVHNGKNGFVNQIRENVEVLDIGEIDQVAEFLVQAGIAEQEGDLIAIDLCDIGVEKVLGGGQVTHALKLTALAFSAQAREKIEAAGGQALTE, encoded by the coding sequence ATGCCCACGAACACACGCTCAAAGTTCCGCGGGTCCAGGACCTGCGGCGGCGGCACGCACAAGAACCGCCGTGGTGCAGGTAACCGCGGTGGCAGGGGTCGGGCAGGACACAGGGACCACCGCTGGAGCCACTTCCTCCTTGCGGGTCAGGTTCACAACGGCAAGAACGGCTTTGTGAACCAGATCCGGGAGAATGTCGAGGTGCTGGACATCGGGGAGATCGACCAGGTGGCCGAGTTCCTTGTCCAGGCCGGCATTGCCGAGCAGGAGGGCGATCTTATTGCGATCGACCTCTGCGACATCGGTGTCGAGAAGGTGCTCGGCGGCGGACAGGTTACCCATGCCCTGAAACTGACGGCACTGGCGTTTTCCGCACAGGCAAGAGAAAAGATTGAGGCGGCTGGCGGTCAGGCTCTGACCGAGTGA
- the secY gene encoding preprotein translocase subunit SecY — translation MGNLLDRMEPLLAAMPAVKSPEGHVHFKNKLLWTVAILLLYFFLTNIPVFGLDPSSQDAFLYFRALLAGESGSIVHLGIGPIVTASIVLQLLKGADLIPIDTSETRGQVMYMGLQKLLILVMIVLEAAPNLFGGFMRPDLEIAQALFGGNAFAVSLLIFLQICLGGVLIFLMDEVVTKWGLGSGVGLFIIAGISQSLINGFLNWEAVADPYPVGFFPRLFAIGLSGGNYLQYFGTDMLAFVTTIAIFLIVVYVESTRIEIPLAHARVRGARARFPVKLIYASVLPMILVRVLQANVQMLGMFLSNIGITIFGTFDGQTPVSGLMYFLAPVNGPTDWMWWVHDLGHAPWEVLLRLGIDTTFMIVGGAIFALFWVKTAGLDSSRVARQIQMSGMQIPGYRRNTQVLERYLDRYIPRVTVIGGVLVGLLSVFANLFGVIGAVTGTGLLLTVSITYRLYEEVASEQIMEMYPFMRQFFGRE, via the coding sequence ATGGGGAATCTGCTGGATAGAATGGAGCCTTTGCTCGCGGCAATGCCTGCGGTGAAGTCTCCCGAGGGTCATGTCCACTTCAAGAACAAGTTGTTGTGGACAGTTGCGATCTTGCTGCTGTACTTTTTCCTGACAAACATACCTGTCTTCGGCCTCGACCCCAGTTCACAGGATGCATTCCTGTACTTCCGGGCTCTTCTTGCCGGTGAAAGCGGGTCCATTGTGCACCTTGGTATCGGGCCGATCGTCACGGCGTCCATCGTGCTCCAGCTGCTCAAGGGTGCCGACCTGATCCCGATCGATACCTCGGAGACGCGCGGACAGGTCATGTACATGGGGCTTCAGAAACTGCTCATCCTTGTCATGATCGTCCTTGAGGCTGCGCCGAACCTCTTTGGCGGGTTTATGCGCCCGGACCTTGAGATAGCGCAGGCCCTCTTCGGGGGGAACGCGTTTGCGGTCTCGCTCCTGATATTCCTCCAGATCTGTCTGGGCGGCGTCCTGATCTTCCTCATGGATGAGGTGGTCACGAAGTGGGGCCTTGGTTCGGGTGTCGGTCTCTTCATCATTGCCGGGATCTCACAGAGCCTGATCAACGGTTTCCTCAACTGGGAAGCGGTTGCTGACCCCTATCCGGTAGGTTTCTTCCCCAGGCTCTTTGCTATCGGCCTTTCAGGCGGGAATTATCTCCAGTACTTCGGGACTGACATGCTCGCTTTCGTGACGACGATTGCAATCTTCCTCATCGTCGTCTATGTGGAGTCGACGAGGATCGAGATCCCTCTCGCTCATGCACGTGTCAGGGGCGCCCGCGCCCGTTTCCCGGTGAAGCTCATCTATGCAAGTGTCCTGCCGATGATCCTGGTCCGTGTGCTCCAGGCCAACGTCCAGATGCTCGGAATGTTCCTCTCCAATATCGGGATCACGATCTTCGGAACGTTTGATGGCCAGACACCGGTGAGCGGGTTGATGTACTTCCTTGCCCCGGTGAACGGTCCGACTGACTGGATGTGGTGGGTGCACGACCTCGGTCATGCTCCCTGGGAGGTGCTCCTCCGTCTCGGGATCGATACGACGTTTATGATCGTCGGCGGTGCTATCTTCGCCCTGTTCTGGGTCAAGACGGCCGGTCTCGACTCGAGCCGCGTTGCACGGCAGATCCAGATGTCGGGTATGCAAATTCCGGGCTACCGCCGGAACACTCAGGTGCTGGAGCGGTACCTTGACCGGTACATTCCGCGCGTGACGGTCATCGGCGGTGTGCTGGTCGGCCTTCTGAGTGTATTTGCAAACCTCTTTGGTGTGATAGGCGCAGTTACTGGTACAGGGCTGCTGCTGACGGTGAGCATCACGTACCGCCTCTATGAGGAGGTGGCAAGTGAACAGATCATGGAGATGTATCCGTTCATGCGCCAGTTCTTTGGGAGAGAGTAA
- a CDS encoding adenylate kinase has product MSGKRVVITGVPGVGKTTVIDASMKRLAEEKIPYKAVNFGSCMFDTAKAEGFVEDRDQMRTLDKDIQKKLQKLAAQRIGAMEGNIIVDTHASVKTPAGYLPGLPEWVLTELHPDTIVLVETDEDQILLRRIGDESRKRDAEGSRSIVEHQQMNRAFAAAYAMMTGCTVQIVRNENFLLDHAIDAMVTVLR; this is encoded by the coding sequence ATGTCCGGAAAGAGAGTTGTGATTACCGGGGTTCCCGGTGTCGGGAAGACCACGGTTATTGACGCGTCAATGAAGCGCCTTGCAGAGGAGAAAATCCCCTACAAGGCCGTCAATTTTGGCAGCTGCATGTTTGATACGGCGAAGGCCGAGGGTTTTGTCGAGGACCGCGACCAGATGCGGACCCTTGACAAGGACATCCAGAAAAAACTGCAGAAGCTTGCCGCACAGCGTATCGGTGCGATGGAAGGGAATATTATCGTTGATACCCATGCCTCGGTGAAGACCCCGGCCGGATATCTTCCGGGCCTGCCCGAGTGGGTGCTCACCGAGCTCCACCCCGACACCATCGTGCTCGTCGAGACCGACGAGGACCAGATCCTGTTGCGGAGGATAGGCGACGAGAGTCGCAAGCGTGATGCTGAGGGTAGTCGGTCCATCGTCGAGCACCAGCAGATGAACCGCGCCTTCGCTGCGGCCTATGCAATGATGACCGGGTGCACGGTTCAGATCGTGAGGAACGAGAACTTCCTTCTCGACCACGCCATCGACGCGATGGTTACTGTTCTGAGGTGA
- a CDS encoding DUF106 domain-containing protein, protein MALKDHGGTIAILFTFLLMLSYGIPEVRDGVGGAMDLIFGPLVETIPFFVLIMILSAITALYSSLIQKYTIDYEKMQRVQETMREFQKDFREAQLGGDEKKLKKLEAKRDRMMQDQMEISKQQFQPMAYILLLSVPIFFWLLYRIPHITQTMVLPFAGTLAFQDILLWFIPLWMLWYMTCSLTISQVIRKALNIGGL, encoded by the coding sequence ATGGCGCTCAAGGATCATGGCGGCACGATTGCAATCCTGTTCACCTTCCTGCTGATGCTCTCCTATGGCATCCCTGAGGTGCGGGACGGTGTGGGCGGGGCGATGGACCTGATATTCGGGCCTCTTGTGGAAACGATTCCGTTCTTTGTGCTGATTATGATCCTATCCGCGATCACGGCCCTGTATTCGTCGCTGATCCAGAAATATACGATCGATTACGAGAAGATGCAGCGTGTCCAGGAGACGATGCGGGAGTTCCAGAAGGATTTCCGGGAGGCTCAACTGGGTGGGGATGAGAAGAAGTTGAAGAAACTGGAGGCGAAGAGGGACCGGATGATGCAGGACCAGATGGAGATCTCGAAGCAGCAGTTCCAGCCGATGGCCTATATTCTCCTCCTGTCGGTGCCGATCTTCTTCTGGCTCCTGTACCGTATTCCCCACATTACCCAGACGATGGTCCTTCCCTTTGCCGGCACGCTTGCCTTCCAGGATATTCTTCTCTGGTTCATCCCTCTCTGGATGCTGTGGTATATGACCTGCTCCCTGACGATCAGCCAGGTGATCCGGAAAGCGCTCAATATCGGAGGGCTCTAA
- the cmk gene encoding (d)CMP kinase, protein MRMTISGPPGSGTTSLAKYLAQKHELRVISAGEMFRSLAKEREMSLADFGKLAESDAAVDKLIDARQKETAEGEDNIIAEGRLSGWMVSNADLRIWLSASLDCRTKRISSRDSEDETHARAHTEERQECERKRYLGYYNIDINDMSVYDIVLSSERWDVEGLGAIVDAAIATLRS, encoded by the coding sequence ATGCGCATGACAATCAGCGGGCCGCCGGGGAGCGGCACGACGTCCCTTGCAAAATATCTTGCACAAAAACATGAATTACGGGTAATTTCGGCCGGGGAGATGTTCCGGTCCCTTGCGAAGGAACGGGAGATGTCTCTTGCCGATTTCGGAAAACTTGCGGAGTCTGACGCTGCCGTAGACAAACTTATCGATGCACGCCAGAAGGAGACCGCAGAGGGCGAGGACAACATCATCGCTGAGGGGAGGTTGTCCGGCTGGATGGTCTCGAATGCGGATCTCCGTATCTGGCTGAGCGCTTCGCTGGACTGTCGGACGAAGAGGATATCGTCCCGGGACAGCGAAGACGAGACACACGCCCGGGCGCATACTGAGGAAAGGCAGGAATGCGAACGGAAGCGATATCTGGGCTATTATAATATAGATATCAATGATATGTCGGTATATGATATTGTGCTCAGTTCTGAGCGCTGGGATGTCGAGGGTCTTGGTGCGATCGTCGACGCGGCGATCGCCACTCTCCGTTCCTGA
- a CDS encoding AEC family transporter: MDFVSVFNQIVILFLLILTGYAARRIGVFDDHTTSGACSFLVRVALPALIISSMMVPFSADLLSACEGMLLISVVFYAISLVVAWYLPRLLGSSEEEKGVYGFLLMFSNTAFMGFPVVDAVFGKEALFYTAIFNLPFNLLVFSIGILMLTRYKNDAGARFDPKILLNPGIIAVFVGFLFFLLSVRLPMPVEGAVSALGSLTTPLSMIVIGAMLARIAPSEIFAGWRVYVVTAARLLLLPLIVWAVLSPFISDPYLLGVPVIMAAMPAAANAAILAEEYEANTRLASQGVFISTLFCTLTIPCIAVLVV; this comes from the coding sequence ATGGACTTTGTTAGTGTCTTCAATCAGATTGTAATCCTTTTCCTTCTCATCCTGACCGGATATGCGGCCCGGAGAATAGGTGTGTTCGACGACCATACGACGAGCGGGGCATGCAGTTTCCTCGTCCGGGTCGCCCTTCCGGCCCTGATCATCTCGTCGATGATGGTGCCCTTCAGTGCCGATCTTCTCTCGGCCTGCGAGGGGATGCTCCTGATCTCAGTGGTTTTCTATGCGATCTCCCTGGTCGTCGCCTGGTACCTCCCCAGACTGCTCGGGTCTTCTGAGGAAGAAAAGGGAGTTTATGGCTTTCTGCTGATGTTCTCGAACACGGCATTCATGGGTTTCCCTGTTGTCGACGCAGTCTTCGGGAAAGAGGCGCTCTTTTACACGGCGATCTTCAACCTTCCCTTCAACTTGCTGGTCTTCTCGATCGGGATCCTCATGCTCACTCGATACAAGAACGATGCCGGTGCCAGGTTCGACCCGAAGATCCTCCTGAATCCCGGCATCATTGCCGTCTTTGTAGGCTTCCTCTTCTTCCTGCTCTCGGTGAGACTGCCGATGCCGGTCGAGGGGGCGGTCTCGGCCCTCGGATCCCTGACGACACCTCTCTCGATGATCGTCATCGGTGCGATGCTCGCGAGGATCGCACCGTCCGAGATCTTTGCAGGGTGGCGGGTCTATGTGGTCACGGCGGCCCGCCTCCTCCTCCTCCCCCTTATCGTGTGGGCGGTGCTCTCGCCCTTCATCTCCGACCCCTATCTGCTGGGGGTGCCGGTGATCATGGCGGCGATGCCGGCGGCCGCGAATGCGGCTATCCTTGCCGAGGAGTACGAGGCGAACACACGTCTTGCATCACAGGGGGTCTTTATCTCGACCCTCTTCTGTACCCTGACCATACCCTGCATTGCCGTGCTGGTCGTCTGA
- a CDS encoding YwbE family protein, which produces MNLSTPMNGQHRKDIRPGILVDIVLKADQRTGKRTRGIVAEILTNSVSHPHGIKVRLKDGKVGRVQEIISGPSDDQHGNAGYGQGTEEGRDKDPL; this is translated from the coding sequence ATGAACCTGAGTACTCCCATGAACGGACAACACAGAAAAGATATACGCCCCGGAATCCTCGTCGATATCGTTCTCAAAGCGGACCAGAGGACAGGAAAGAGGACACGCGGCATCGTTGCGGAGATCCTCACCAACTCGGTCTCTCACCCCCACGGGATCAAGGTGCGGTTGAAGGACGGGAAGGTAGGGAGAGTCCAGGAGATTATCTCCGGACCCTCAGACGACCAGCACGGCAATGCAGGGTATGGTCAGGGTACAGAAGAGGGTCGAGATAAAGACCCCCTGTGA
- the ftsA gene encoding coenzyme F390 synthetase, protein MAPEMYWNEEVETMERGDLDALVDERVKYTVRYAAEHSPFYRRWFAAHRIDPASVTAHEDLLELPIVGGNTIRENQPPTTPDFAFLSVKNKDIFTIHETTGTSGIPKSFFLTWEDWERYAEKYARTFTMEGLVPGDRLVVCASYGMNIGANTMTLAAHLVGLSVVPEGKCTFPVRVIRHYRPTVIVGSVFKLLRLARRLRADGIDPAESGVRRLIIGGEGFAEESRRYLEKVWGSEAYNTYGSTEGTMCGECSVKQGLHCPEDLVHVDLYDPAMGRFVKDGEDGRLVLTTLLPPGGKAGTLLLNYDTEDWSRVVTRERCACGRTHLKVLPPWREAETVVIQGCAVNRIEIERAVFQPENLNSITGEYEAFVYGDEDETVLRVSMECDDPAHADRKRIEQAFIAALFSDRPDLREAYEEERARVIFNFTPPGGLELAAVKGRPKRLVDRR, encoded by the coding sequence ATGGCCCCGGAGATGTACTGGAACGAGGAGGTCGAGACGATGGAGCGCGGCGACCTCGACGCCCTCGTCGACGAGCGGGTGAAGTACACCGTGCGCTACGCCGCCGAACACTCCCCCTTCTACAGGAGGTGGTTTGCCGCCCACCGGATCGACCCGGCCTCCGTCACCGCCCACGAAGACCTCCTCGAACTCCCGATCGTCGGGGGCAACACGATCCGGGAGAACCAGCCGCCGACCACGCCCGACTTCGCCTTCCTCTCCGTCAAGAATAAGGATATCTTCACCATCCACGAGACGACCGGCACGAGCGGCATCCCCAAGTCCTTTTTTCTCACCTGGGAGGACTGGGAACGCTACGCCGAGAAGTACGCCCGCACCTTCACGATGGAGGGTCTCGTCCCCGGCGACCGCCTTGTCGTCTGCGCGTCCTACGGCATGAACATCGGGGCGAACACGATGACCCTCGCCGCACACCTGGTGGGCCTCTCTGTCGTCCCCGAGGGGAAGTGCACCTTCCCGGTCAGGGTGATCCGGCACTACCGCCCGACAGTCATCGTCGGGAGCGTCTTCAAACTCCTCAGGCTCGCGCGGAGACTCAGGGCGGACGGCATCGACCCGGCAGAGTCGGGGGTGCGCCGCCTCATCATCGGCGGGGAGGGCTTTGCCGAGGAGTCGCGCAGGTATCTGGAGAAGGTCTGGGGTTCTGAGGCCTACAACACCTACGGCTCGACTGAAGGGACGATGTGCGGCGAGTGCAGTGTGAAGCAGGGCCTCCACTGCCCCGAAGACCTCGTCCACGTCGACCTCTACGATCCGGCGATGGGCCGTTTCGTGAAGGACGGTGAGGACGGGCGGCTCGTCCTGACCACCCTCCTCCCGCCCGGCGGGAAGGCCGGTACCCTCCTCCTCAATTACGACACCGAGGACTGGAGCAGGGTTGTCACCAGGGAGAGGTGCGCGTGCGGCAGGACGCACCTGAAGGTCCTGCCCCCCTGGCGCGAGGCCGAGACGGTGGTCATCCAGGGCTGCGCGGTCAACAGGATCGAAATCGAGCGCGCCGTCTTTCAGCCTGAGAACCTGAACAGCATCACCGGGGAGTACGAGGCCTTCGTGTACGGCGACGAGGACGAGACAGTCCTCAGGGTGAGCATGGAGTGCGACGACCCCGCCCATGCAGACCGGAAAAGAATAGAACAGGCCTTTATCGCCGCGCTCTTCTCGGACAGACCCGACCTGCGGGAAGCCTATGAGGAGGAGAGGGCCAGGGTCATCTTCAACTTCACCCCGCCCGGCGGTCTGGAACTCGCCGCAGTGAAAGGGCGGCCGAAGAGACTCGTGGACAGGCGGTGA
- a CDS encoding NUDIX hydrolase, which translates to MKVKGTPRPCNEVKKIAWYRPGSHINVSRNTRAIVDRYLLMKE; encoded by the coding sequence ATGAAGGTGAAAGGGACGCCGAGGCCGTGCAATGAGGTCAAAAAGATTGCATGGTACCGACCGGGGAGTCACATCAATGTCTCCAGGAACACCCGGGCAATCGTCGACAGATATCTTCTGATGAAGGAATGA
- a CDS encoding NUDIX domain-containing protein — MAGAYDRRRGTAIIESQRGILVVTHGNRGAYLLPGGGAREDELQIIAAIRELKEETGPYPMK, encoded by the coding sequence ATGGCAGGCGCATACGACCGGCGAAGGGGGACGGCAATCATCGAGAGTCAAAGAGGGATCCTCGTTGTTACTCACGGTAACAGAGGGGCCTATCTCCTCCCTGGCGGAGGTGCAAGAGAGGATGAACTCCAGATCATAGCTGCGATCAGGGAGTTAAAGGAGGAAACAGGACCCTATCCCATGAAGTAA
- a CDS encoding phosphoribosylanthranilate isomerase — protein MRVKICGVTRVEDAVTAEEAGADAIGVVMYSDSPRSIGPERAAEIFAVLGPFVARVVVTHTTSPADLDRVFALHPSAVQVSHPHAVPPGAGVQVIRVVEGVPLPPRADAYIVDRSCGTGRLFDAEAVRAVMRASNVPVVLAGGLGPRNVRAAVEAFRPYAVDVCSGVEQEPGVKDPALIRAFVAAARGFSPEESGRPA, from the coding sequence GTGAGGGTGAAGATATGCGGCGTGACGCGCGTGGAGGACGCCGTCACGGCCGAGGAGGCGGGTGCCGATGCCATCGGCGTGGTGATGTACTCCGACTCCCCCCGCTCCATCGGACCGGAGAGGGCGGCGGAGATCTTTGCAGTGCTCGGCCCCTTTGTGGCGCGGGTTGTGGTGACCCACACAACGTCTCCGGCCGACCTCGACCGGGTGTTTGCCCTGCACCCGTCGGCCGTGCAGGTCTCACACCCCCATGCGGTGCCGCCGGGTGCGGGTGTGCAGGTGATCAGGGTGGTCGAAGGCGTCCCCCTCCCGCCCCGTGCCGATGCCTATATCGTGGACAGGAGTTGCGGGACAGGCAGGCTCTTTGACGCGGAGGCGGTGCGTGCGGTCATGCGGGCGAGCAATGTGCCGGTGGTCCTCGCGGGAGGGCTCGGTCCCCGGAATGTCAGGGCCGCGGTGGAGGCGTTCCGCCCCTATGCCGTGGACGTCTGTTCGGGCGTGGAGCAGGAACCGGGCGTAAAGGATCCTGCCCTGATCAGGGCATTTGTAGCAGCGGCACGCGGCTTTTCGCCTGAGGAAAGCGGTAGACCTGCCTGA
- a CDS encoding flavodoxin domain-containing protein, which yields MQRTCVIYESKYGATKEIAGAIALVLGPARTCRPDEFTGDLMSFDLFVIGTPIYNGDIAPSIRRFVETNAGWLKKKPVALFCTCLNIPKGRAYLAELRDHLGREVPAVAFGGRLSTARLDRDDLTALTLYARKTGFVLEDHDLTDMGAVAAFALALREKNECLEGRVPEEELLAGIETFLRAHRTGVLATGHGDRVRATPIDYIYANGMVYIYSEGGEKFAHLIQNPAAALAIYNDDTSPEEIRGLQLMGRAEVLRPESPGHREALTLRGIDMERLAGLTIEMNVIRITPLKAEYLNAVFKKEGCAIRQVYRFPQAKSRVPLLQMP from the coding sequence ATGCAGCGGACATGTGTCATCTACGAGAGCAAGTACGGGGCGACAAAGGAGATTGCCGGGGCGATCGCACTTGTACTCGGGCCGGCACGCACCTGCAGGCCCGATGAATTCACGGGCGACCTCATGTCCTTCGACCTCTTCGTGATCGGCACGCCCATCTACAACGGCGACATCGCCCCCTCGATCCGGCGCTTTGTCGAGACCAATGCAGGCTGGCTGAAGAAAAAGCCGGTCGCCCTCTTCTGCACCTGCCTGAACATCCCGAAGGGCCGGGCCTACCTTGCCGAGCTCAGGGACCATCTCGGGAGGGAGGTGCCTGCCGTCGCCTTCGGTGGCCGTCTCAGTACCGCACGGCTCGACAGGGACGACCTGACCGCCCTCACCCTCTATGCCCGGAAGACCGGATTCGTCCTCGAAGACCACGACCTCACAGACATGGGGGCGGTCGCCGCCTTCGCCCTGGCCCTGCGGGAGAAGAACGAGTGCCTGGAGGGCCGGGTGCCTGAGGAGGAACTCCTCGCCGGGATCGAGACCTTCCTCCGGGCCCACCGGACCGGTGTCCTCGCGACCGGCCACGGGGACCGGGTGAGGGCGACACCTATCGACTACATCTATGCCAACGGCATGGTCTACATCTACAGCGAAGGGGGGGAGAAGTTCGCCCACCTCATCCAGAACCCCGCGGCCGCCCTCGCCATCTACAATGACGATACCTCGCCGGAGGAGATCAGGGGGCTCCAGCTCATGGGCCGGGCCGAGGTTCTCAGGCCGGAGAGCCCGGGTCACAGGGAGGCCCTCACTCTCAGGGGCATCGACATGGAGAGGCTTGCAGGCCTCACGATCGAGATGAACGTCATCAGGATCACGCCCCTCAAGGCCGAGTACCTTAATGCCGTATTCAAAAAAGAAGGGTGCGCGATCAGGCAGGTCTACCGCTTTCCTCAGGCGAAAAGCCGCGTGCCGCTGCTACAAATGCCCTGA